A portion of the Adhaeribacter radiodurans genome contains these proteins:
- a CDS encoding SusC/RagA family TonB-linked outer membrane protein — translation MNNNLLSSKKHIPVWSRLLVLLMLIGCLPLSATSQDLASANLPPGKKNGQKIKSLRDALDNLSTKYGVQFAINDKVIENKFIDLEKVKSNNLEEALSTILKPLKLDFKKVENYYVIQEAEENAPEKEKKKPVSDSVISNFQAITISGRVVDDKGEGLPGVTVLLKGTTTGTTTDMNGTYSLSIPDENARNGILTFSYVGFASSEVAINNRASVDVTLSPDLQTLSEVVVVGYGTQKRSDLTGAVASVKAEEVRNLPVRSVNEALQGRAAGVQVTRSSGQPVAQSDIVIRGIGSIGGMSPLYIVDGIRMSAGNNFNLQDVESIEVLKDASAAAIYGAQAAGGVVLVTTKRGANQEKININFSAYTGIRKPVNLVKLLNTQQYFQAKQAFGVNTSGWGDPNQLPNTDWIDETFDSGKEQSYSLSMAGSSGKSNFYLSANYQREDGIRIDNWFERYGVRANADYQINKKFKIGETLYAWRRGENPLQGSGIPYRSVPTSLVRDPNNPIGGWGIADSYFAGPNPVGNEYKNHQLNETYALEGNVYADWEIMKGLNFRSTFGASLYNDKNYNFQEAYDFGIVKNTVAYLGRDNNTQRNLTANFVLTYGKTIGNHDFKAMAGYEAFKQDLSSLHGEAQNFQVITKTLDLTTDPSTYKASGGEYPQTRLLSQFGRINYSYAGRYLFTANIRRDGSDRFGPANKWGVFPSFSVGWRMNEEAFIQDNLTFVSNLKLRGSYGKLGSTSNIPQFTYQASYGGAGGTNILGLPDGSRAKGYALTAQLPNEAIKWEEVLQTDIGLDIGLFKNQVNVTLDWYNRQTKDMIYQVPTPPSAGFNASNVFTNIGQMSNKGFEIAADYRGKTGGFTYSLGINGAFNTNQVKKLGGTNNNPINDGFAGDYVESTVSRTEAGRPMSQFYGYVAEGLFQTNAEVATLNQQAVEKAAAAGQPTTGVFFQQEATGAGDLRFKDINGDGRITESDKTFIGTPWPKITYGFNINLGYKGFDLTALFQGVQGGDIYNANLYYTQFFVGDYNTTPNIFGTSFFNGNGLTDKPRVGYTDASGNYVRDPNRNYTRISSYYVEKASYLKLRNLQIGYTIPKEISQRVKLANARIYLQGQNLITITKYRGMDPEVLGNNGTTGRGVDNFNLYPRTVLYAVGVDLSF, via the coding sequence ATGAACAACAATCTACTTAGCAGTAAAAAGCATATTCCTGTTTGGAGTAGGCTATTGGTGTTGTTAATGCTTATTGGTTGCTTGCCTTTATCTGCTACTTCCCAGGATTTAGCGTCAGCCAATTTACCACCAGGCAAAAAAAATGGTCAGAAGATTAAATCACTGCGCGATGCACTGGATAATCTATCAACTAAATACGGAGTACAATTTGCCATCAATGATAAAGTAATCGAAAATAAGTTTATTGACCTTGAAAAGGTTAAATCCAATAATTTGGAAGAAGCTTTGTCTACTATTTTAAAGCCTTTAAAACTTGATTTTAAAAAAGTAGAAAATTACTACGTTATTCAGGAGGCGGAAGAAAATGCGCCGGAAAAAGAAAAGAAAAAGCCCGTATCGGATTCTGTAATTTCAAATTTTCAAGCTATAACAATAAGCGGAAGAGTTGTAGATGATAAAGGCGAAGGTCTGCCTGGGGTAACGGTTTTGTTAAAAGGTACTACTACAGGCACTACTACAGATATGAACGGTACGTACTCTCTTTCCATTCCGGATGAAAATGCACGTAACGGAATTTTAACTTTTTCTTACGTGGGTTTTGCCTCTTCTGAAGTAGCTATTAATAACCGGGCATCGGTAGATGTTACTCTTTCGCCGGACTTACAAACCCTTTCAGAAGTAGTGGTGGTAGGTTATGGAACGCAAAAGCGTTCGGATTTAACTGGCGCCGTGGCTTCCGTAAAGGCCGAGGAAGTTAGAAATTTACCAGTGCGCAGCGTGAACGAGGCTTTGCAAGGCCGGGCCGCCGGAGTACAGGTTACCCGTTCCAGCGGCCAACCAGTAGCCCAATCAGATATTGTTATCAGAGGTATAGGTTCCATTGGCGGTATGTCTCCGCTTTATATTGTGGACGGTATCCGGATGAGTGCCGGCAATAATTTTAACCTGCAAGATGTAGAATCAATAGAAGTTTTAAAAGATGCTAGTGCGGCAGCTATTTATGGGGCACAGGCGGCTGGGGGAGTAGTTTTAGTAACTACCAAGCGGGGGGCAAATCAAGAAAAAATCAATATTAATTTCTCCGCCTACACGGGTATACGGAAACCGGTAAATCTGGTAAAACTGCTAAATACGCAGCAATACTTTCAGGCGAAACAAGCTTTTGGCGTAAATACGAGCGGCTGGGGTGATCCCAATCAATTACCGAATACCGATTGGATTGACGAGACGTTTGACTCCGGCAAAGAACAAAGTTATTCTCTTTCTATGGCGGGTTCCTCCGGAAAATCTAACTTTTATTTATCAGCCAATTACCAACGCGAAGACGGTATCCGGATAGATAATTGGTTTGAACGTTATGGCGTTAGGGCCAACGCGGATTATCAAATTAATAAAAAATTTAAAATTGGCGAAACGCTTTATGCCTGGCGCAGGGGCGAAAATCCTTTACAAGGCAGCGGCATTCCGTATCGTTCGGTGCCTACCAGTTTAGTTCGTGACCCGAATAATCCAATAGGTGGCTGGGGCATAGCCGATTCGTATTTTGCAGGTCCAAACCCGGTAGGGAACGAGTATAAAAACCACCAATTAAATGAGACTTACGCGCTGGAAGGCAATGTGTACGCCGATTGGGAAATTATGAAAGGACTGAATTTTCGTTCTACCTTTGGGGCATCCCTCTACAATGATAAAAACTATAATTTCCAGGAAGCTTACGACTTCGGCATTGTAAAAAATACGGTAGCGTATTTGGGCCGCGACAATAATACCCAAAGGAATCTTACCGCCAACTTTGTGCTTACTTATGGTAAAACCATTGGTAACCACGATTTCAAAGCCATGGCGGGCTACGAAGCCTTTAAGCAAGATTTAAGCAGTTTACACGGCGAAGCGCAAAACTTCCAGGTAATTACTAAAACCCTGGATTTAACCACCGACCCCAGCACGTATAAAGCCAGTGGGGGAGAATATCCGCAAACGCGCTTATTATCGCAGTTTGGCCGGATTAATTACAGCTACGCCGGTCGTTATTTGTTTACCGCTAATATTCGCCGCGATGGCTCCGACCGATTTGGACCGGCTAATAAGTGGGGCGTATTTCCATCGTTCTCAGTGGGCTGGCGCATGAACGAAGAAGCCTTTATTCAGGATAATTTAACTTTTGTCTCGAACCTAAAATTACGGGGTAGCTACGGCAAACTGGGAAGCACTAGCAATATTCCGCAGTTTACTTACCAAGCTTCTTACGGCGGTGCCGGTGGTACTAATATTTTAGGATTACCCGATGGTTCCCGGGCGAAAGGTTACGCGTTAACGGCCCAACTACCCAATGAAGCTATTAAATGGGAAGAAGTGCTGCAAACGGACATTGGTTTGGATATAGGATTATTTAAAAACCAGGTAAATGTAACTTTAGACTGGTACAACCGCCAAACCAAAGACATGATTTACCAGGTTCCTACTCCTCCTTCGGCCGGTTTTAATGCTTCTAACGTGTTTACCAATATTGGTCAGATGAGTAATAAAGGTTTTGAGATTGCGGCTGATTACCGGGGCAAAACTGGTGGTTTTACTTATAGTCTTGGTATAAATGGGGCATTCAATACGAACCAGGTGAAAAAACTAGGTGGCACCAACAACAACCCCATTAATGATGGTTTTGCCGGTGATTACGTAGAAAGTACTGTTTCCCGCACCGAAGCCGGCCGGCCCATGAGTCAGTTTTATGGTTATGTAGCCGAAGGTTTATTCCAAACCAATGCCGAAGTAGCGACTTTAAACCAACAAGCCGTGGAGAAAGCCGCTGCGGCTGGTCAGCCTACCACTGGCGTATTTTTTCAGCAGGAAGCAACCGGAGCCGGCGACTTGCGGTTTAAAGACATAAATGGCGATGGCCGGATTACGGAAAGTGATAAAACCTTTATTGGTACTCCCTGGCCAAAAATAACCTACGGGTTCAACATTAACCTGGGATATAAAGGATTTGATTTAACTGCTTTATTCCAGGGCGTGCAAGGCGGCGATATTTACAACGCTAACCTATACTATACCCAGTTCTTTGTAGGAGATTACAATACTACTCCCAATATTTTTGGAACTTCCTTCTTCAACGGCAATGGCTTAACCGATAAACCGCGGGTGGGTTATACCGATGCTTCGGGCAACTACGTGCGCGACCCGAACCGGAATTACACCCGTATCTCCAGTTACTACGTCGAGAAAGCTTCTTACCTGAAATTGCGAAACTTACAGATCGGCTATACCATTCCGAAGGAGATTAGTCAGAGAGTAAAACTGGCTAATGCCCGGATTTACCTGCAAGGTCAAAACCTGATAACCATTACTAAGTACCGCGGCATGGACCCGGAAGTATTGGGTAATAACGGTACTACTGGTCGGGGAGTAGATAACTTCAATTTGTATCCACGCACGGTATTGTATGCCGTTGGGGTAGACCTCAGTTTTTAA
- a CDS encoding tail fiber domain-containing protein, which translates to MKKNLFLLLFSALLFSDLSLMAQSPWLVGGNATGAVRRFGSTTSFGVQFITDNQERGIMTANGLWGFGTLTPNARVNINSEVGQNPFRIDVNNLPKFLVHNNGGVAIGGNLVPPVNGLHVNGLVGVGTSNPAVKLHVTEGTDVNLAGGGFIVAGSLTSINLALDNNEILARNNGARADLFLNQNGGNLIFNGTNGSGNMGIGNTQPASRLHITGGTDAAQGGGGFIIAGGLSGENIAIDNNEIMARTNGVASPLFLNHNGGNVILQAGPNSTAGKLGIHTDNPIVEAHLVHGVGTGANHGLRLANSGRNNQNWTIYVSNSNGNLDLYANNAFLGRFNDATGAYSTVSDLKFKKDIEKADAVMPKVLQLDVKKYHFLKNKAEDKKNYGLIAQEVEKIFPEVVFLEKGDDGSETYTMDYSAFGVLAIKAIQELQQTVTAQQQQNLLLQKQISTFQERFAQLEAALKSGGNFNLNNSDLLGVSLEQNRPNPVNEMTTFRYTIPAGTIAQIQLFEVASGKLIKTLAAPETGQVQLNGSELQAGTYIYTLVVNGRLVAAKQLLLSK; encoded by the coding sequence ATGAAAAAGAATTTATTCCTTCTGTTATTTAGTGCGTTACTTTTTAGTGACTTATCCTTAATGGCACAATCTCCCTGGCTGGTAGGCGGAAACGCTACAGGTGCTGTCCGCCGATTTGGTTCAACTACATCTTTTGGGGTTCAGTTTATTACCGATAATCAGGAACGCGGCATAATGACGGCCAATGGATTATGGGGTTTTGGCACTTTAACCCCTAATGCCCGGGTAAACATAAACAGCGAAGTGGGTCAAAACCCCTTCCGGATTGATGTAAATAATTTGCCTAAATTTTTGGTACATAACAACGGAGGCGTTGCTATTGGAGGCAACCTGGTTCCTCCCGTAAATGGCTTACACGTAAACGGATTAGTTGGGGTGGGCACCAGCAACCCCGCAGTAAAGTTGCATGTAACCGAAGGAACAGATGTTAACTTAGCGGGTGGCGGTTTTATAGTAGCCGGCTCCTTAACCTCAATTAATTTGGCGCTAGATAACAACGAAATATTAGCCAGAAACAATGGTGCCCGAGCAGACTTATTCTTAAACCAGAACGGAGGAAATCTGATTTTTAACGGTACAAATGGCAGTGGCAATATGGGCATTGGAAATACACAACCAGCCAGCCGTTTGCACATTACGGGCGGTACCGATGCTGCCCAGGGCGGAGGCGGATTTATTATTGCTGGTGGTCTTTCCGGTGAAAACATAGCCATTGACAATAATGAAATTATGGCCAGAACCAACGGTGTTGCTTCGCCGTTGTTTTTAAACCATAACGGCGGAAACGTAATTCTGCAGGCCGGACCTAACTCTACTGCCGGTAAATTAGGAATTCATACAGATAACCCGATAGTAGAAGCTCATTTGGTTCATGGAGTGGGTACGGGTGCCAATCACGGATTACGCTTAGCTAATTCGGGGCGCAATAATCAAAACTGGACAATTTATGTTTCCAACTCCAACGGAAACCTGGATCTATACGCAAATAATGCATTTTTGGGCAGATTTAACGATGCCACCGGAGCTTACTCCACCGTATCGGATTTAAAATTTAAAAAAGATATTGAAAAAGCGGATGCAGTAATGCCCAAAGTGTTGCAATTGGACGTTAAAAAATATCATTTCCTAAAAAATAAAGCCGAAGACAAGAAGAATTACGGTTTGATTGCTCAGGAAGTAGAAAAAATTTTTCCGGAAGTAGTTTTCCTGGAAAAAGGCGATGATGGTTCCGAAACCTATACCATGGATTATAGCGCTTTTGGCGTGTTGGCGATTAAAGCAATTCAGGAATTACAGCAAACGGTAACAGCCCAGCAGCAGCAAAATCTACTTTTACAAAAGCAAATAAGTACTTTCCAGGAAAGATTCGCGCAATTAGAAGCGGCTCTTAAATCGGGAGGTAATTTTAACTTAAACAACTCGGATTTATTAGGTGTTTCTTTGGAGCAAAACCGGCCCAATCCGGTAAATGAAATGACTACTTTCCGGTATACCATTCCGGCGGGTACCATTGCTCAAATTCAATTATTTGAAGTGGCTTCGGGTAAGCTGATAAAAACATTAGCCGCCCCCGAAACCGGGCAGGTTCAACTAAATGGCTCTGAATTACAGGCGGGCACCTACATTTACACGCTGGTTGTTAATGGAAGACTAGTCGCCGCTAAACAATTGTTATTATCTAAATAA
- a CDS encoding FecR family protein translates to MNYRDYSVSDFAADAYFQKWVQNPDINTTVFWEQWLLQNPDKKIVVEQAIKLLATFRFQENAYSQDFINNIWRNIEEKIEDTNNVKPLYASKKNFSIKNIIRFRHVAAIFLVLVLAAVLFNKLSTPPLISHSTPSGQIKTILLPDSSLVTLNANSRLLYRQSWSTLKLREVWLEGEGYFQVRKKPVPTASSSGIKFIVHVNLMDIEVLGTKFNVNTRRGKAQVVLNSGKVKLSSQQDNNLVSTYMMPGDLVERTSRTGGFFKKVVDPNLYSSWKTQHFVFKTTTMAEIVAVLEDTYGWEIQLKNPKVGQMTFTSTVPVNKPDVLLRLLAESFKIDIQKEGNKVVIGN, encoded by the coding sequence ATGAATTACCGAGATTATTCCGTTAGCGATTTTGCCGCGGATGCTTATTTTCAGAAATGGGTCCAAAATCCGGATATAAATACTACTGTATTTTGGGAACAATGGCTTTTACAAAATCCAGATAAAAAAATTGTTGTTGAGCAGGCCATAAAATTACTTGCTACATTTCGCTTTCAGGAAAATGCTTATTCACAAGATTTCATAAATAATATCTGGCGAAACATTGAGGAGAAAATAGAGGATACAAACAATGTAAAACCCCTTTATGCCTCCAAAAAGAATTTTTCCATAAAAAACATCATCAGGTTCCGCCACGTAGCCGCCATATTTTTAGTTTTAGTACTGGCCGCAGTCCTATTTAATAAATTATCAACTCCCCCCCTTATTTCACATTCAACTCCTTCTGGCCAGATAAAAACCATTTTGCTCCCAGACAGTTCCCTGGTAACCTTAAACGCTAATTCCAGATTGCTATACCGTCAAAGTTGGAGCACCCTTAAATTAAGAGAAGTATGGCTGGAAGGCGAAGGTTATTTTCAGGTCCGGAAAAAACCAGTACCAACCGCATCTTCCTCCGGTATTAAGTTTATTGTTCATGTTAACTTAATGGATATAGAAGTTTTAGGAACTAAGTTTAATGTAAACACTCGTCGGGGTAAAGCCCAGGTAGTACTTAATTCAGGAAAGGTGAAATTGAGCAGCCAGCAAGATAATAATCTGGTAAGTACTTACATGATGCCGGGAGACTTGGTAGAACGCACTTCCAGAACAGGCGGCTTTTTCAAAAAGGTTGTAGATCCCAATCTGTACTCTTCATGGAAGACCCAACATTTTGTTTTTAAGACTACAACAATGGCTGAGATTGTGGCAGTACTCGAAGATACCTACGGTTGGGAAATCCAACTCAAAAACCCAAAAGTAGGACAGATGACTTTTACTTCTACCGTGCCGGTTAATAAACCGGACGTGCTTTTAAGATTACTTGCTGAGTCTTTTAAAATAGATATTCAAAAGGAAGGTAATAAGGTAGTAATTGGTAATTGA
- a CDS encoding CocE/NonD family hydrolase: protein MIIRRLLPLLLFIFSIQSLSAQGTTPVKLTAQQKQDSLYLAEHYQFRKVMIPMRDGVKLYTELFIPKEAGKVQKYPFLMTRTPYNATRLHSRLYTNASFAKLAREGFILVEQDVRGRWHSEGTFSHERPLVNNADKKKQKQPDESTDTYDAIDWLLKNVKNNNGRVGIHGVSYPGFYSTAAAISNHPALKAVSPQAPVTDWFIGDDVHHKGAFFWMDFFDFLPRFDQHTPDKPATRTFGVTQSKNQDNYDYFLHTIQTPKRANTEFFKDSIPFWNDILAHPDYDNYWKSRNPLPHARNLKPAILTVGGWFDAEDLYGALKTYEQIEKQNPKTNNKLVMGPWCHGCWWQEAKSLGDISFGSATGAFYLDSLFLPFMNYHLKEQGSAPKLAEATAFEGGTNKWRTFNTWPPTATKEQVLYLLPQGKLGNTAPTGTNSFDEYVSDPAHPVPYQSRTHRKRTTDYMLDDQRFAASRSDVATFVSEPLTTDLTLAGPVLADLIASISTTDADFVVKIIDVYPEDTPDAVAAEGSRAIMGGYQQLVRAEIIRGRYRNSFEKPEAFVPNQPTPVRFTVPDLLHTFQPGHRLMVQIQSSWFPLADRNPQQFINIYEANPEDYIKSTVRLYHDAQHPSKLVVKVLPK, encoded by the coding sequence ATGATTATTCGCCGTCTCCTACCCTTATTGTTATTCATTTTTTCAATCCAAAGCCTTTCGGCCCAAGGTACTACGCCGGTTAAATTAACCGCGCAACAAAAGCAAGATAGTTTGTACTTAGCGGAGCATTACCAGTTTCGTAAAGTTATGATTCCTATGCGGGATGGCGTAAAGCTGTACACCGAATTATTTATTCCGAAAGAAGCGGGCAAAGTTCAAAAGTATCCCTTCTTGATGACCCGAACTCCTTATAATGCTACGCGGCTGCACAGCCGGCTTTATACCAATGCTTCATTTGCTAAATTGGCGCGCGAAGGTTTTATATTAGTAGAACAAGATGTACGCGGACGCTGGCACTCCGAAGGAACATTTTCGCACGAACGTCCGCTGGTAAATAATGCCGATAAGAAAAAGCAAAAGCAGCCCGATGAAAGTACCGACACCTACGATGCCATTGACTGGCTGCTGAAAAATGTAAAGAACAATAATGGCCGGGTAGGCATTCACGGCGTTTCGTACCCGGGTTTTTACAGTACGGCGGCCGCTATTAGCAACCATCCGGCCTTAAAGGCGGTGTCGCCGCAAGCTCCCGTTACCGATTGGTTTATTGGCGACGATGTACACCACAAAGGCGCTTTTTTCTGGATGGACTTTTTTGATTTTCTACCACGTTTTGATCAGCACACACCCGATAAGCCCGCCACCCGAACATTTGGCGTAACCCAAAGCAAAAACCAGGATAACTACGATTATTTTCTGCATACCATTCAAACGCCTAAACGAGCCAATACCGAATTTTTTAAAGATAGTATTCCGTTCTGGAATGATATTCTTGCCCACCCCGATTATGATAATTACTGGAAAAGCCGGAACCCACTGCCGCACGCCCGCAATCTAAAACCTGCTATTTTAACGGTAGGCGGCTGGTTCGATGCCGAAGATTTATACGGAGCCCTTAAAACATACGAACAAATTGAAAAACAAAATCCAAAAACAAATAATAAACTGGTAATGGGCCCTTGGTGCCACGGTTGCTGGTGGCAGGAAGCTAAATCTTTGGGCGATATTTCTTTTGGCAGCGCTACCGGCGCATTTTACCTCGACAGCTTGTTTTTACCTTTCATGAATTACCATTTAAAAGAACAAGGCTCGGCCCCAAAATTAGCCGAAGCTACTGCTTTTGAAGGAGGTACTAATAAATGGCGTACATTTAACACCTGGCCGCCTACTGCTACCAAAGAACAAGTGCTTTATTTATTACCCCAGGGAAAGCTCGGGAATACCGCCCCGACCGGAACAAATTCTTTCGACGAGTACGTTTCAGACCCGGCCCATCCGGTCCCTTATCAAAGCCGCACCCACCGTAAACGCACCACCGATTACATGCTCGATGATCAACGTTTTGCTGCCTCCCGATCGGATGTAGCTACCTTTGTTTCGGAGCCTTTAACCACTGATTTAACATTAGCCGGCCCCGTTCTAGCGGATCTAATAGCCAGTATCTCGACCACTGATGCTGATTTTGTAGTAAAAATAATTGATGTTTACCCCGAAGATACACCCGATGCCGTTGCGGCCGAAGGTAGCAGAGCCATAATGGGCGGCTACCAGCAATTAGTTAGAGCCGAAATTATACGGGGCCGTTACCGTAATAGCTTCGAAAAACCCGAGGCCTTTGTACCCAATCAGCCTACCCCAGTACGTTTTACGGTGCCGGATCTTTTGCACACGTTCCAGCCGGGCCACCGGTTAATGGTGCAAATTCAGAGTTCCTGGTTTCCGTTAGCCGATCGCAACCCGCAGCAATTTATTAATATTTACGAGGCCAACCCCGAAGATTACATTAAATCCACGGTTCGCCTGTACCACGATGCCCAACACCCTTCGAAGCTGGTAGTGAAAGTTTTACCTAAGTAA
- a CDS encoding RNA polymerase sigma factor, translated as MQLKANFDHWEEVMKPAGFNNLMDSNALEAANSAGTLTLPNQIQIWVDFKNGDKKALSFIYQATVKSLFNYGQKFIPDKEIVADLIQDLFVELWNQRERLSNTTSIKYFLLKSLRYKIFRYLKRNKDVFIKNGISDDYNFELVFSHEHKLIEDGFAEEQKKKLALALTKLSKRQKEAIYLRYYNNLSYPEIASLMLLSEQSSYNLISKALKVLHKHLLHYAYLFFLIYCFC; from the coding sequence ATGCAACTAAAGGCCAATTTTGATCATTGGGAAGAAGTTATGAAACCTGCCGGTTTTAATAATTTGATGGATTCTAATGCCTTGGAGGCGGCAAATTCTGCCGGTACGCTTACTTTACCGAATCAAATTCAGATTTGGGTAGATTTTAAAAATGGTGATAAAAAAGCATTGAGTTTCATTTACCAGGCGACAGTAAAATCTCTGTTTAATTATGGTCAGAAGTTTATTCCGGATAAGGAAATTGTAGCCGATCTTATTCAGGATCTTTTTGTAGAATTGTGGAACCAGCGGGAAAGATTAAGCAATACTACTTCTATAAAATATTTCCTGCTTAAATCTTTACGCTATAAAATTTTTCGTTATCTGAAGCGAAATAAAGATGTTTTCATTAAAAATGGAATTTCGGATGATTATAATTTTGAATTGGTTTTCTCGCACGAACATAAATTAATTGAGGATGGGTTTGCCGAAGAGCAGAAAAAAAAACTGGCGTTGGCTCTAACTAAACTATCCAAGCGGCAAAAAGAAGCTATTTACCTACGCTATTACAATAATTTAAGCTACCCTGAGATTGCTTCTTTAATGTTATTAAGTGAACAATCGTCATATAATCTTATTTCAAAAGCTTTAAAGGTTTTGCATAAGCATCTGCTCCATTATGCTTACTTATTTTTTCTTATATATTGTTTTTGTTAG